A region of Nitrospirota bacterium DNA encodes the following proteins:
- a CDS encoding zinc dependent phospholipase C family protein — MKLSKLVWIIAFLLVPTFASAWGPLTHMYLGNELFSFGALLPAGILELMRRYRKDFLYGNIMADIIIGKKYLPDSKSSHSWEVGFDLLRAAKTSQQKAFVYGYLCHLASDSVAHNSYTVHKKNLGHTLLEMKADSIIDKKYWFQAMLIDRKTQVRNDLFLENSLERFLFSFKTNKRIFKGMVFFSFMNQQKIGDFIDRRLVTSMPDRDAIELLHQESLDKMIDLLQNFEGSDVLSTKPGGAVQKGKFAKAFVQFQTEKGSRRPFYRQ; from the coding sequence ATGAAACTATCGAAACTTGTCTGGATCATAGCGTTTCTTCTTGTCCCGACCTTTGCGTCTGCATGGGGGCCTTTGACACACATGTATCTCGGCAATGAGCTTTTTTCTTTCGGTGCTCTTCTTCCCGCAGGCATTCTTGAACTCATGAGGAGATACCGAAAGGACTTTCTCTACGGAAACATCATGGCAGATATCATTATCGGCAAGAAGTATCTTCCTGACAGCAAGAGTTCACACAGCTGGGAAGTCGGTTTTGATCTGCTCAGGGCTGCCAAGACATCGCAGCAGAAGGCTTTTGTCTATGGGTACCTCTGCCATCTCGCATCTGATTCTGTTGCCCACAATTCATACACCGTACACAAGAAGAACCTGGGCCATACGCTCCTAGAAATGAAGGCGGACAGCATCATTGATAAGAAATACTGGTTCCAGGCCATGCTGATCGACAGAAAAACCCAGGTGCGCAACGACCTCTTCCTTGAGAACTCGCTTGAGCGTTTCCTCTTTTCCTTCAAAACGAATAAGAGGATCTTCAAGGGCATGGTCTTCTTTTCCTTTATGAATCAGCAGAAGATCGGCGATTTCATTGACCGGAGGCTGGTCACGTCCATGCCTGACCGTGACGCGATCGAGCTGCTGCATCAGGAGTCCCTCGACAAGATGATCGACCTGCTTCAGAATTTTGAGGGGTCTGACGTTCTCTCGACAAAGCCTGGCGGTGCGGTGCAGAAGGGTAAGTTTGCAAAGGCCTTTGTTCAGTTCCAGACAGAGAAGGGCAGTCGTCGTCCTTTTTACCGCCAATAG
- a CDS encoding leucyl aminopeptidase: MHIGVKNIKEADCACDVLILPFVEEGVNPYSRLKPSISRLIDNIRKREFKAGLNEVLLVPTPEDIKPERILFVGMGKKDALTAERVRQAGGKALACLRDKEMKTAALSTILLDQLKQPAVCFVEGALLGLYTHKKYKSDDHALTISSLILISKPSKGLSVSVRKAEVIASAVAFAKDLVNAPANDMTPADLADAACSLKRKDLSVKVLEKKDMQKIGMGAFLAVSYGSREQPKFIVAEYRGSRKPPVVLIGKSVTFDSGGLSLKPSDGMEKMKYDMAGGAAVLGVVKAAAELKLPVHLICLLPATENLPGGSAIKPGDVVRSISGKTIEIANTDAEGRLAVADAIEYAKRFKPRAIIDIATLTGACAVAFGGEVAAMMGNDRKFLDEFRKAGEETYERVWELPLFEEYKEYLKSDIADIRNIGNRIGSLMASAYFLYEFAGQSPWVHIDIAGTAWVDKDRPYIPKGATGIGVRLILNLIERVQ, encoded by the coding sequence ATGCATATCGGAGTAAAGAACATAAAGGAAGCGGACTGTGCCTGTGACGTATTAATACTTCCTTTTGTTGAAGAGGGGGTGAATCCTTATTCCCGGCTCAAGCCTTCGATCAGCCGGTTGATCGATAACATTCGGAAAAGGGAGTTTAAGGCCGGCCTTAACGAAGTCCTGCTTGTGCCTACACCGGAAGATATCAAACCTGAAAGAATTCTTTTCGTAGGTATGGGCAAGAAGGATGCCCTGACGGCGGAAAGGGTCAGGCAGGCAGGAGGCAAAGCCCTTGCCTGTCTTCGCGATAAGGAGATGAAAACAGCAGCGCTCTCAACGATTCTTCTCGACCAGCTGAAACAGCCGGCGGTCTGCTTTGTCGAGGGAGCACTTCTCGGTCTTTATACGCATAAGAAGTATAAGAGCGACGATCATGCCCTGACGATATCTTCTCTCATCCTGATCTCAAAACCTTCGAAGGGCCTTTCCGTCAGCGTCCGGAAAGCAGAGGTGATCGCGTCTGCCGTTGCCTTTGCAAAAGACCTGGTCAACGCTCCTGCCAATGACATGACACCGGCTGATCTCGCGGATGCAGCCTGTTCCCTGAAGCGGAAGGATCTTTCGGTCAAAGTTCTCGAAAAAAAGGATATGCAAAAGATCGGTATGGGAGCATTTTTGGCAGTGTCGTATGGATCAAGAGAGCAGCCGAAATTCATAGTGGCAGAATACCGTGGAAGCAGAAAGCCTCCTGTCGTGTTGATCGGCAAGTCGGTCACCTTTGACAGCGGAGGTCTTTCCCTCAAGCCTTCCGATGGCATGGAAAAGATGAAATACGATATGGCGGGCGGTGCTGCAGTCCTCGGTGTTGTCAAGGCTGCTGCAGAACTGAAGCTGCCTGTGCATCTCATATGTCTGCTTCCGGCCACAGAGAATCTGCCGGGTGGTTCTGCCATAAAGCCCGGCGATGTTGTCCGGTCAATCAGCGGAAAGACCATTGAGATCGCAAACACTGACGCAGAGGGCAGACTTGCAGTTGCTGATGCTATCGAGTATGCAAAGCGTTTCAAACCCAGGGCGATCATTGATATCGCTACCCTTACCGGTGCCTGTGCCGTGGCTTTTGGCGGTGAGGTAGCGGCAATGATGGGCAATGACAGAAAGTTTCTTGATGAGTTCCGGAAGGCCGGAGAGGAAACCTATGAGCGGGTATGGGAACTTCCTCTTTTTGAAGAGTACAAGGAATATCTCAAAAGCGATATCGCTGATATCAGAAACATCGGCAACCGGATCGGTTCACTTATGGCGTCCGCATATTTTCTTTATGAATTTGCAGGTCAGTCCCCCTGGGTGCATATTGATATCGCCGGGACTGCGTGGGTAGATAAGGACCGTCCCTATATTCCGAAAGGTGCAACAGGCATCGGGGTGCGGCTTATCCTGAATCTTATCGAGAGGGTGCAATGA
- a CDS encoding CPBP family intramembrane metalloprotease — protein MVTVYHAFSFGMFKYLIPFFLVVTPILLAGGIKMQFNLRDSILGVITSAIILVPFWLVMIMINNRPQPPTLQVLMFQLLGVSLSEEVYFRGYLQESLGNTMRGVFLTSGLFAVMHLPQLVFYGDWYSLMTFFPSLVMGFLYLQTSNVLPSVIFHFAANILFLGFFAYRP, from the coding sequence ATGGTCACTGTATATCATGCCTTTTCTTTTGGCATGTTTAAATACCTGATCCCTTTTTTTCTTGTAGTAACCCCCATTCTTCTGGCGGGCGGCATCAAAATGCAGTTCAACCTGCGCGATAGCATTCTCGGTGTTATAACATCGGCAATTATCCTGGTACCCTTCTGGCTTGTTATGATCATGATCAACAACCGTCCTCAACCGCCGACGCTTCAGGTCCTCATGTTTCAGCTCTTGGGCGTTTCATTGTCCGAGGAGGTCTATTTCAGAGGTTATCTCCAGGAGAGTCTCGGAAATACCATGAGGGGAGTCTTTTTAACGAGCGGCTTATTTGCCGTTATGCATCTGCCGCAACTGGTATTTTATGGTGACTGGTATTCCCTTATGACTTTTTTTCCGTCGCTGGTGATGGGATTTCTTTATCTGCAGACCTCTAATGTTCTGCCTTCTGTTATATTCCATTTTGCAGCAAATATTCTGTTTCTGGGGTTCTTTGCGTATCGGCCCTGA
- a CDS encoding S8 family serine peptidase, with translation MKKLIYLLLVLFVASCGSEKTASISTDTSKEVSSAKITTQSVISIMEKGRYKEGELLVKFKAGILSASSVRTHQSVGATSLRSYNLIPNLEHVKLPNGLSVRDAVVNYMSNPDVEYAEPNYIKRSATTLPSDFYFGQQWALRNTGSFASGTSGADAKIADAWDISRTTGAVIAVVDTGIDYNHVDLVGNIYTNPNEFNNAVDDDGNGKIDDWRGWNFVGNNNDPMDDNGHGTHVSGIIGATGNNGIGVSGVLWNVKIMPLKILDSRGEGTVSDSIAAIQYAVSKGVRVINASYGGSDYSSAEYDAIRAANSAGALLIAAAGNGGSDGLGDNNDQTAEYPSGYALPNIISVAATDQNDRRATFSNFGPTSVHVAAPGVYILSTIPQGTSFGMCTGSPYPGYDFCEGTSMAAPQVSGITGLLYSYYTNFTHEQIRATVLRYVDVLPTLQGWIMTGGRVNAYRAISSLLSPTGLTAISTSPTTITLSWSDSATGEDGYRIERSTAGGPFVQIGPIGPNSTATATFTDSGLQPITTYAYRVRAFNNIGESPLMSNEASTTTLAVEPVVPVQTSGGGGGCSIGTRQNAASAAGNIAVMLIPLVVVAIMRRKKK, from the coding sequence ATGAAGAAGCTTATCTATTTGTTGTTGGTTCTGTTTGTGGCTTCCTGCGGAAGTGAAAAGACTGCAAGCATTTCCACGGATACATCAAAAGAGGTGAGTAGCGCGAAAATTACGACTCAGTCGGTTATCTCAATTATGGAGAAAGGAAGATATAAGGAAGGGGAATTGCTGGTCAAGTTCAAGGCAGGCATCCTGTCTGCGTCCTCAGTGAGGACGCATCAGTCAGTTGGCGCAACATCGCTGAGGTCGTACAACCTTATTCCTAACCTTGAGCATGTGAAGCTTCCCAACGGTCTTTCTGTCAGGGATGCTGTCGTAAATTATATGTCCAACCCGGATGTCGAATATGCTGAACCGAATTACATAAAACGATCTGCCACGACTCTGCCGAGTGATTTTTATTTTGGCCAGCAGTGGGCATTAAGGAATACCGGTTCTTTTGCAAGCGGGACGTCAGGTGCAGATGCGAAGATCGCGGATGCCTGGGACATAAGCAGAACGACCGGTGCGGTGATTGCTGTCGTGGATACCGGCATAGATTATAATCATGTCGATCTCGTTGGTAATATATATACAAACCCTAACGAGTTTAATAATGCTGTTGATGACGACGGCAACGGAAAGATAGATGATTGGAGAGGATGGAATTTTGTCGGCAATAATAACGATCCCATGGATGACAATGGTCATGGCACGCATGTTTCCGGCATAATAGGAGCAACCGGCAATAACGGAATTGGTGTCAGCGGTGTGCTCTGGAATGTTAAGATTATGCCGCTGAAGATCCTCGATTCACGCGGCGAAGGAACTGTATCAGATTCAATAGCTGCCATTCAATATGCCGTATCAAAGGGAGTAAGAGTTATTAATGCGAGTTACGGCGGAAGCGATTATTCCTCTGCCGAGTATGATGCGATACGTGCTGCTAATTCTGCAGGAGCGCTTTTGATCGCTGCTGCCGGCAACGGCGGCAGTGATGGGTTGGGTGACAATAATGATCAAACCGCTGAATATCCCTCTGGTTATGCGCTTCCTAATATCATTTCAGTTGCTGCAACGGATCAGAATGACCGGAGGGCAACATTCAGTAATTTTGGACCGACTTCTGTTCATGTTGCTGCCCCTGGAGTGTATATCCTGAGCACGATTCCTCAGGGCACATCATTTGGCATGTGCACGGGTTCTCCGTATCCGGGCTATGATTTCTGTGAAGGCACGTCAATGGCAGCCCCTCAGGTATCGGGCATTACAGGACTGCTTTACAGTTACTACACGAACTTTACCCATGAGCAGATACGTGCAACTGTTCTGAGATATGTCGACGTGTTGCCGACACTTCAGGGATGGATAATGACGGGCGGGAGAGTCAATGCGTACCGGGCGATCTCATCGCTGCTCTCGCCAACTGGCCTTACCGCGATTTCAACATCCCCCACAACGATAACTCTTTCATGGTCAGATAGCGCAACCGGTGAGGACGGCTACAGGATTGAAAGATCTACAGCGGGAGGGCCCTTTGTTCAGATCGGTCCCATCGGACCGAACAGCACAGCCACGGCCACTTTTACTGATTCGGGTCTTCAGCCCATTACCACCTATGCCTATCGTGTAAGGGCATTTAATAACATTGGGGAGTCTCCGCTGATGTCTAATGAAGCCTCTACAACAACCCTGGCGGTTGAGCCTGTTGTTCCGGTCCAGACGAGTGGTGGTGGAGGGGGCTGTTCCATAGGCACGCGGCAGAACGCTGCCTCAGCCGCCGGTAATATCGCGGTTATGCTGATACCTCTCGTTGTTGTGGCTATTATGAGGCGAAAAAAGAAGTAA
- a CDS encoding DUF2155 domain-containing protein yields MKKQILVAVCGIALVLSFGACKKKEDKPAVPQVGAPGQQLPAGHAQQGAPGSQQVTMPKGQTTVSLPDAVKGKWKAVVVIVEDKSSKKKTEYTINVNGELKVPGSNLKLAVGEFIPDFRMDGLTITSSSNEPNNPAVGLKVLEDEKEIFKGWLYSKFPAIHPFEHPKYAVMLKNGIKK; encoded by the coding sequence ATGAAGAAACAGATCTTAGTGGCAGTTTGTGGTATTGCGCTTGTATTGAGTTTTGGTGCATGCAAGAAAAAAGAGGATAAACCGGCGGTTCCCCAGGTCGGAGCACCTGGTCAGCAGCTTCCTGCAGGACATGCGCAGCAGGGTGCACCAGGTAGTCAGCAGGTTACCATGCCGAAAGGCCAGACCACGGTCTCTCTTCCTGATGCGGTGAAGGGCAAGTGGAAAGCGGTTGTCGTCATTGTTGAGGACAAGAGCAGCAAGAAGAAGACCGAGTATACGATCAACGTTAATGGTGAATTGAAGGTTCCAGGTTCGAACCTCAAGCTTGCAGTCGGTGAGTTTATTCCTGATTTCAGGATGGACGGCCTCACCATTACCTCCAGCTCGAATGAGCCAAACAATCCGGCAGTGGGCCTGAAGGTATTGGAAGATGAGAAGGAAATTTTCAAGGGGTGGCTGTATTCCAAGTTTCCTGCGATCCATCCGTTCGAGCATCCGAAGTATGCAGTTATGCTGAAGAACGGTATAAAGAAATAA
- the nifU gene encoding Fe-S cluster assembly scaffold protein NifU, whose product MYSDKVMDHFTNPRNVGDMADADGVGQEGNPTCGDAMKIYIKVKDDRIVDAKFKTFGCGAAIAVSSMVTEMVKGKTLDEALAISKEAVANELGGLPPQKMHCSNLGADALKKAIEDYRSRQK is encoded by the coding sequence ATGTACAGCGACAAAGTGATGGACCATTTCACAAACCCCCGCAACGTGGGGGACATGGCTGATGCGGACGGCGTAGGACAGGAAGGCAATCCAACCTGTGGAGATGCCATGAAGATCTATATCAAGGTGAAGGATGACCGCATTGTTGATGCCAAGTTCAAGACCTTTGGCTGCGGCGCTGCCATTGCCGTCAGCAGCATGGTGACCGAGATGGTGAAGGGCAAGACCCTTGATGAAGCGCTCGCCATATCCAAGGAAGCTGTTGCCAACGAGCTTGGCGGACTGCCTCCGCAGAAGATGCACTGTTCCAATCTCGGCGCAGATGCATTGAAAAAAGCGATCGAGGATTACCGTTCCAGACAGAAGTGA
- a CDS encoding cysteine desulfurase, whose protein sequence is MKKYYVDHVATNPLHPDVLKTMMPYFTEEFGNPLSVYEYGMKAKAAIETAREQVAGLVNAKAAEVIFTASGAEANNFALRGIALARQNEGKHVLVSRMEHHSILNAARFLEKSGFTVTYLPVDKQGIVDPETVRKMITKETTLISVTHASSEVGTIEPIKEIVKIAKEKNISVHTDAVATTGNIPVDMADLGVDLLSMAAHQFYGPKGAGALVVKQGTRIVPLIYGGIQESGRRAGTENVPAIVGMGKAAELAKAELQSRMDYLRPLRDKIIDAMANVERVYLTGHRSNRLPGHASFCAEYIEGEAMLLLLAAKGIFSASGSACSSKALKASPVLLSMGIPSGLAQGSIVFSLGMGNTPEDIDYVAAELPAVIKRLREISPYAQGWGDNQEGGSCTATK, encoded by the coding sequence ATGAAGAAATACTATGTAGACCATGTTGCTACAAATCCCCTTCATCCGGACGTGCTCAAGACGATGATGCCGTATTTCACGGAGGAGTTCGGCAACCCCCTCAGCGTCTATGAGTATGGCATGAAGGCGAAGGCGGCCATTGAGACTGCGCGCGAGCAGGTGGCCGGGCTGGTGAATGCGAAGGCTGCTGAAGTTATCTTTACGGCAAGCGGCGCTGAGGCGAACAATTTTGCCCTGCGCGGCATTGCCCTTGCACGGCAGAACGAGGGAAAGCATGTGCTGGTATCGAGGATGGAGCATCATTCCATACTCAATGCTGCCCGTTTCCTTGAGAAGAGCGGCTTTACGGTCACGTATCTTCCGGTGGACAAACAGGGCATTGTTGATCCTGAGACCGTGAGGAAGATGATCACAAAAGAGACGACCTTGATCTCTGTTACCCATGCAAGCAGTGAGGTCGGAACGATCGAGCCGATAAAGGAGATCGTGAAGATCGCAAAAGAGAAAAATATCTCTGTGCATACCGATGCGGTTGCCACGACCGGAAATATCCCTGTGGACATGGCCGATCTCGGCGTAGACCTCCTGAGCATGGCCGCGCACCAGTTCTATGGGCCGAAGGGTGCAGGCGCGCTTGTGGTGAAACAGGGCACTCGTATCGTTCCGCTCATCTATGGCGGCATACAGGAGTCAGGCAGGCGCGCAGGTACCGAGAACGTGCCTGCGATCGTCGGCATGGGAAAAGCAGCTGAGCTGGCGAAGGCGGAATTGCAGAGCAGGATGGACTATCTCAGGCCGCTGCGGGATAAAATTATAGATGCGATGGCAAATGTCGAAAGAGTTTACCTGACCGGACACAGGAGCAACAGACTTCCCGGTCATGCGAGCTTCTGCGCAGAATATATTGAAGGGGAGGCGATGCTTCTTCTTCTTGCTGCAAAAGGTATCTTTTCAGCAAGCGGTTCCGCCTGCTCTTCAAAGGCACTGAAGGCTTCGCCGGTACTGCTCTCCATGGGCATACCGTCCGGTCTTGCACAGGGTTCGATCGTGTTCAGTCTCGGCATGGGCAATACGCCTGAAGATATAGATTATGTTGCAGCAGAGCTCCCGGCAGTTATCAAGAGACTCAGAGAAATCTCTCCCTATGCGCAAGGCTGGGGAGATAACCAGGAAGGTGGATCATGTACAGCGACAAAGTGA
- a CDS encoding sulfurtransferase TusA family protein, producing the protein MKFVQDVKPDVTTDIVYMMCPMHLLKLEEQMKELETGQILEIMTDYDGALEDIPDWCKKTNNEFLGIDETPDFFKFYIKKGMR; encoded by the coding sequence ATGAAATTTGTCCAGGACGTAAAGCCTGATGTTACTACCGACATCGTATATATGATGTGCCCCATGCATCTGCTGAAACTTGAGGAGCAGATGAAAGAGCTGGAGACCGGCCAGATACTTGAGATCATGACTGACTATGACGGTGCGCTTGAGGATATTCCTGACTGGTGCAAAAAGACGAACAATGAATTTCTGGGAATAGACGAGACACCGGATTTCTTTAAATTTTATATTAAGAAGGGTATGAGGTGA
- a CDS encoding Rrf2 family transcriptional regulator yields MLRLSTKGQYGVRAMYEIAKAGSVGPVTIRQISERQDVSVSYLEQILNTLRKSGIIQSVKGPGGGYVLSREPEKISIAEILRELEGPVAITSCLDPAEGCIRVDSCVTHLLWKSLGENIERFLDSMSLKDLLAGNQLMTIPKRPKKGRQGKGIRAA; encoded by the coding sequence ATGCTCAGATTATCGACAAAAGGGCAGTATGGCGTGCGTGCGATGTACGAGATCGCAAAAGCCGGCAGCGTCGGTCCGGTCACGATCAGACAGATATCTGAAAGGCAGGATGTTTCGGTCTCGTATCTTGAGCAGATACTGAACACGCTGCGCAAATCCGGGATTATACAGAGCGTGAAAGGGCCCGGCGGCGGCTATGTCCTTTCACGGGAGCCGGAGAAGATCAGCATCGCCGAGATCCTGAGAGAACTGGAAGGGCCGGTGGCGATCACCTCCTGCCTTGACCCGGCTGAGGGCTGCATCCGCGTCGACAGCTGCGTAACGCACCTTCTCTGGAAATCCCTTGGCGAGAATATCGAGAGGTTCCTTGACAGCATGTCCCTGAAGGACCTTCTTGCAGGCAATCAGCTCATGACGATACCGAAGCGGCCGAAGAAAGGCAGGCAGGGGAAAGGCATCAGGGCTGCCTGA
- a CDS encoding SAM-dependent chlorinase/fluorinase, with the protein MPSNPVITLTTDFGLNDPFVGVMKGAILSINPEANIIDLSHGIASHNIREAAFTVGMNYKFFPERTCHVVVVDPGVGSRRRPLLVVTERQYFIGPDNGIFSYIYKLEARTLQVIHITADHYFLKSKSSTFQGRDVFAPVAAWLSGGKNVQNFGEVITDYLSIDLQMPTVGKGVIKGEIIHVDKFGNATTNISQTEIDALDSQNPGTSLKVFLAGKEVPMKMYYGEALDKELHSVINSSEYVEFFVNRGSAAKLFNIAIGNTVEIQSIP; encoded by the coding sequence ATGCCATCTAATCCGGTGATAACGCTTACGACAGACTTCGGGCTCAATGACCCCTTTGTAGGAGTTATGAAGGGAGCAATACTCAGCATCAACCCGGAGGCAAACATCATTGACCTCAGCCATGGGATCGCATCGCATAATATCCGTGAGGCGGCTTTTACGGTCGGCATGAACTACAAGTTCTTTCCCGAGCGGACCTGCCATGTGGTCGTTGTAGATCCGGGCGTGGGCTCCCGCAGGCGGCCTCTCCTTGTTGTCACAGAGCGTCAATATTTTATCGGTCCGGATAATGGTATCTTCTCCTACATATATAAGCTGGAAGCGCGGACGCTCCAGGTGATCCATATCACCGCAGACCACTATTTCCTTAAATCAAAGAGCTCTACGTTCCAGGGCAGGGATGTGTTTGCACCTGTTGCCGCATGGCTTTCAGGAGGCAAGAACGTTCAGAATTTCGGAGAGGTCATTACGGATTATCTTTCTATCGATCTTCAGATGCCGACTGTCGGGAAGGGCGTCATTAAAGGTGAGATCATCCATGTGGACAAATTCGGCAATGCTACGACGAACATCAGCCAGACCGAGATCGACGCCCTTGACAGTCAAAATCCGGGCACATCGCTGAAGGTATTTCTCGCCGGCAAAGAGGTTCCCATGAAGATGTATTACGGCGAGGCACTGGACAAGGAACTTCATTCCGTGATCAACAGTTCGGAATATGTCGAGTTCTTCGTGAACCGGGGCAGCGCAGCAAAACTGTTCAATATCGCGATCGGCAATACGGTCGAGATACAAAGTATTCCGTAA
- a CDS encoding dihydroorotate dehydrogenase: MVSMDLSVRIGSLELKNPVMTASGTFGYGEEYAEFLDLSRLGAVVVKGLSLLPKEGNPPPRIVETASGMLNAIGLQNIGIQRFIDEKIPFLRTYDTKVIVNFFGDSIEEYVAAAERLSSVEGIHGLEMNISCPNKQAGWCIFGTDPRVTTEVVGAVRKATKLPLIVKLSPNVTDISLMAKVAEDAGADALSVINTLTGMVIDIKTRRPKLANRTGGLSGPAIKPVAVRMVYEVFKAVKVPVIGMGGIMHGDDAIEFLLAGATAVAVGTANFVNPNATIDILDGIMAYMKDGKVEDINLLRGAAHAI; the protein is encoded by the coding sequence TTGGTGAGCATGGACCTTAGCGTCAGGATCGGCAGTCTTGAACTGAAAAATCCGGTGATGACCGCTTCAGGCACGTTCGGATACGGCGAGGAGTATGCTGAATTCCTTGACCTGAGCAGGTTGGGCGCTGTTGTGGTAAAAGGTCTTTCGCTTTTACCGAAAGAAGGCAATCCTCCTCCGCGTATTGTTGAAACTGCATCCGGCATGCTCAATGCCATAGGGCTGCAGAACATCGGCATTCAGCGGTTCATTGATGAGAAGATCCCCTTTCTCAGGACCTACGACACAAAGGTGATCGTCAATTTCTTCGGAGACTCGATCGAGGAATATGTGGCTGCGGCCGAAAGGCTGAGTTCTGTTGAGGGCATCCATGGCCTGGAGATGAACATATCCTGTCCGAACAAGCAGGCCGGATGGTGCATATTCGGCACTGACCCCAGGGTTACGACCGAGGTTGTCGGCGCAGTAAGGAAGGCCACAAAACTTCCCCTTATCGTGAAACTTTCCCCGAATGTCACTGATATTTCTCTGATGGCAAAGGTCGCCGAGGATGCGGGTGCTGATGCGCTCTCGGTGATCAATACCCTGACCGGCATGGTTATCGATATCAAAACGCGGAGGCCGAAGCTGGCCAACAGGACAGGCGGGCTTTCAGGGCCGGCGATCAAGCCGGTCGCAGTCCGCATGGTATATGAGGTCTTTAAGGCGGTTAAGGTCCCTGTGATCGGCATGGGCGGTATCATGCATGGCGATGACGCGATAGAGTTCCTGCTGGCAGGGGCAACAGCTGTTGCGGTCGGCACGGCAAATTTTGTGAACCCAAACGCTACAATTGATATCCTTGATGGTATAATGGCGTATATGAAGGACGGGAAGGTCGAGGATATTAATCTTTTGAGAGGAGCCGCTCATGCCATCTAA
- a CDS encoding dihydroorotate dehydrogenase electron transfer subunit: MSRYFKAEIQENRPVHTVHNLLTLNVPVSMPEPRPGQFFMIEANKGTDPLLKRAFSLFRKTGQGVQILYRVRGKGTAILKEMKKGTLLEVLGPLGTCYPLPPADAVPLVIAGGIGIASVFSFVEQFSRRAIVFYGARTKDDLLMLDELQGFAKEVRVSTDDGSAGTKGTAADSLRHFLSHHASPITHHCIYACGPHLLLKAVSEIAGAHKIPSYVSMEEHMACGIGACLGCVVKTRDGYARVCKEGPVFEAREIVW; encoded by the coding sequence TTGAGTAGATACTTTAAGGCAGAGATCCAGGAAAACCGTCCGGTCCACACAGTCCATAACCTCTTAACCCTTAACGTCCCTGTGAGCATGCCCGAGCCCCGGCCCGGCCAGTTTTTCATGATCGAGGCGAATAAGGGTACAGACCCGCTGCTGAAGAGGGCCTTCAGTCTTTTCAGAAAAACGGGGCAGGGGGTGCAGATACTGTACCGGGTCAGGGGGAAGGGCACGGCTATCCTGAAGGAGATGAAAAAAGGAACGCTGCTTGAGGTCCTGGGTCCCTTGGGGACCTGCTATCCGCTTCCCCCCGCAGACGCTGTCCCTCTTGTGATTGCGGGCGGCATCGGCATTGCTTCGGTATTTTCTTTCGTTGAACAGTTTTCCCGCAGGGCAATTGTTTTTTACGGTGCGCGTACAAAAGACGATCTTTTGATGCTTGATGAACTGCAGGGGTTTGCAAAAGAGGTCCGGGTGAGCACGGACGACGGCTCAGCCGGCACAAAGGGAACGGCTGCCGATTCGTTACGGCATTTTTTGTCTCATCACGCATCACCCATCACGCATCACTGCATTTACGCCTGCGGTCCGCATCTGCTGCTCAAGGCAGTCTCAGAGATCGCCGGGGCGCATAAGATACCTTCATACGTCTCTATGGAGGAGCATATGGCCTGCGGCATCGGCGCATGTCTTGGGTGCGTGGTAAAGACCCGTGACGGATACGCTAGGGTCTGCAAGGAAGGACCGGTTTTTGAGGCCAGGGAGATCGTTTGGTGA
- the greA gene encoding transcription elongation factor GreA: MQRIPLTPDGYRKLQAELEQLMKVARPQNIQAIAEARAHGDLSENAEYHAAKEQQSFIAGRIQELQGKIAMAQVIDPATIKQSKVAFGAKVKVLDVEADEEYVFILVGTEEADVKQGKISISSPVGRALIGKDVGDTVEIKVPARTIEYEILEITFE; encoded by the coding sequence GTGCAAAGAATCCCCTTAACACCAGACGGGTACCGGAAACTGCAGGCCGAGCTTGAGCAGCTGATGAAGGTCGCAAGGCCGCAGAACATACAGGCCATAGCAGAGGCGCGCGCGCATGGCGATCTCTCTGAAAATGCGGAATATCATGCAGCAAAGGAACAGCAGTCCTTTATTGCAGGACGGATACAGGAACTGCAGGGAAAAATAGCCATGGCCCAGGTGATCGACCCTGCGACCATAAAGCAGTCAAAGGTCGCGTTCGGTGCAAAAGTGAAGGTGCTTGACGTTGAAGCGGATGAGGAATACGTGTTCATTCTTGTCGGAACGGAAGAGGCTGACGTGAAGCAGGGCAAGATATCTATCAGTTCTCCGGTCGGCCGGGCCCTCATCGGCAAGGATGTCGGTGATACCGTCGAGATCAAGGTCCCTGCCAGGACCATAGAATATGAGATATTAGAGATCACCTTTGAGTAG